The Hujiaoplasma nucleasis DNA window CTATAAAAATGATTCTTAAAGTAGATATTGATACTTCTACAATCTTAGCCCCCAAAATTAATAATACTTCCCATAAGGGTACTGATGATAAAAATTCCCAAATTGTATCCCACATAAAAGACACCTCTTTCTTTATTTCCCTAATAAATTATACACTTATATAATAAATAATCAAGACAAATTACTTATTAAAAAACAGATAATAATTTTCCGTTTTTTTTACTCTTTTCTAGTCACTGTAGCGTCCATCCAAGTCTCAATCCACAATATTCTTTCTGCCAATCGATCAACACTAATTAAGAACTTATTAGCTTCTTTATTGTGATTTAAATCTATATTTTCTGGATAGTATATTTCGTTTTCACTATAGGTGAAAAAGTCAGAATTTAAAAAGGCAGTAATCTTATGAGAATAGAAAATAGATTCTATGTCTGTGAAAATAGATTCTCCTAAAGTAAAGTTTATATAATAAGGAATTCCTAATAAATGATAATAAGTAGGTAAAAGATCATAAGTAGAAATGAATTTATCCACTTGAGTATCTTCTTCAGGATTATTAGCTAAATAAGCTTGAGTTAATTTAGGATTATAAATCGAGAAAAAAGTTTTATAGATATAAGGATAATGAACCTCACCCATTTGAACATCATTAATTCTTAAATGCATTTGATGGTAAAACAAATTATGGTCTCCATACAAAACAATAAGTGTATCATCTAATATACCTTCAGCTTCTAAAGCATCCAATAAAATACCTAAAGCTACATCAAAGTCCATCATGGCTGCTTGATAATAACGCATTCTACCTGGATCCTCTGGATCCACAGAATCATCCATAATATTGACCCAATCGCCATTTGCTTCTGCTTGATCAATTTGATCAAAATATCCTAATTCAGTAAACTTTTGTAGATTGTTTTTTCCTCTAACTGACGGATAATTTCTATTGTAAGGACCATGGGCTACTAAAGTGGTCCAATAATAATAAAAAGGCTCTCCATCATCTTCAGTAAACATATAATCTAACATGCGTTCCATGGTTCGAGAATCCAAAGTATAGTCTCCGCCCCAACCATATATTTTTTCATCAGGGAAAAAATCTTCATGATAATAACCTTCTTCAAAACCTAAAGCTGGTGTAAGTTCAGTTCGACTATAAAAGCTTGATAAATTTTCATGAAAATAAACCGTACGATAACCTTGTCTATTTAAAACATTAGGCATTGAATATGAAAAATCATAATCAAAGAACTTAGTCATGATACCATCGTTAGGATAATGACCTAAAATACCAATGGTTTCTGAAACCACAGTTTTATTTTCCGCATGGTGATTAGGGAAAAACAAACCTTCAGTTGTCATTTTGTATAGATTAGGGGTTAAAACCGGGTTAACCGCAAAACTTTGTCCGCTTTCAATCATAATCGTAATGACATTCATTCCTTCTAACAGCCCTGCATAAGGAATTTCTAAATCAGATTCATCAAAATCATTGGGATCTTCTAAAACCAATTGTTCTTTTAAGTCATTTATATCGATATCATCATTAGCTGAAAACAACAAAGAATCTATTTCTTTAACATAAAAACCCATCATACCATATTTCTTTATTGAACTTCTTTTAAATAATGAAACGTTGGTAGCATCGTTGTATTCCCTATAAGAAGGTAGAACTACATTGAGGGTAAATAACAATACAATAAGAGAAACAACAAGTATAGGAAAGGTTTTAATTAAATAAAAAGGACTTCTTAAATAAGGTTTAAAGAATAACTTACTTACATAGGCTAAAGTAATTCCATAAAGCAAAAAAACAGCTAGAATAGCAACAATTGAATCCCAATGTAAGAAATCAGCCACAAATACATTTGCTGCCTCATCAGCGTATAATAAATGCATCACTGAGAATATTTCTCCATTCAACTCATAATTCATGGTATTGTTAACCAAGGCTAATAAACCAGCAATAAATATAAAAAATGATAAATAGAATATACTAGTCTTATGCTTCTTAAAAATTAAGGATAGGGATGCAAAAACAGTCATCACCAATAAATCCACTAACCAAAATTTAGGAAAGAATCCTAATTTTAACCATGTGAACATCATCATTTCTATTAATATATAAAATATCAAAAAAATGCCTAAAAGTATTAATTTTTCTTTGAATAATCTTTTCATGTAACTACCTCTTCTAGTAATAAAACTATATTGAATAATAATTGACTAACGTATGTGATCTAAATCTGGGCTTAACCGTTTGTTACTTTCTTTTTCATAATGATAAGCAATATTTAATAATACATCATCTTTAAAAGTCCTACCATTGAAAAACAATGATTTGGGATTGTCATCCTTCAAAGCCTTAGCCACTACAGCTACCACAGGATGTCCTGCAATAGGCGCATATGAAGTTCTCTTGACTGATGTGATACAGTCTAAATCATAGTCATTCATTAACTTACAAAGTAATGAAGCCTTCTCTAAATTCTCTTGATACTTTTCATGATATTCTTTTTCTTTTAAGGTGCCTGAAGTTGCTTGAGCGGCTTCAAAAATAGATTGACCATATTTCATTCTTTTTTCAGGGTCTTTTCTATTAAACTCAATAATATCTTTTAAAGAATGAACTTTATAATCCTTCATATAAAGATTTAAGAAGTGATTCAAATCAACCTTAAAATCATAAATCAAAGTATCAAAATTAGCAATAGATTGAGCTTCAACTTCAAGTTCTAAAACATCAGCCCCCAAAATCCTAAAAATCTGTTTTGCATGATTTTCTATTTCTATTTCTTCTTCACTATAAGAAATATTGGTGAACTTAATAAAACCAATTTTTTTATCATCAATAGGTGCTTTTAAATTCTTAGTAAATTCAAAGACATGATCCTTAACTTGATGAGTCGCTAAATCTTCTTGATCATAATCCACTATCACATTCATGACTTCAGCCAAATCTTCAACGGTTCTTGCCATTGGTCCAGCAATATCTTGATGATGAGATATAGGAATAATACCACTTCTTGATACCAAGCCCATGGAAGGTTTTATGGTTTGAATAGAGTTCATTAAGGCAGGCGCAGTCAATGAACCATTGGTCTCTGTTCCAATAGAAAATGGAACAAAATTACAAGCTACTGAAACAGCTGAACCAGTTGAAGATCCTAAAGGGTCAATATTCTTACTGTAAGGATTTTTAACCTGACCAGAATAACCACCATAGCCCGAAGGCATGTCATCAAAGCTCATAAAATAAGCAAATTCCGATAAATTAGCCTTTCCTAAAATAATAGCTCCAGCCTGTCTAAGTTTTTTTACAATGAAAGCATCTTCACTACCATAATAGTCTTCAAGCACTATAGAACCAGCCCTTGTATGCATTTTATCTTTTGTTAAAATATTGTCTTTAATAAGCAAAGGAATTCCATGAAGTTTTGATCGTGGACCCTTCATCTTTCTTTCAAGGTCTAAGTTTCTTGCTAAATCATAAAGGTCTGGATTGATTTCACCAACAGCGTTTATCTTTGGCCCAGACTGATCATATTGATTAATTCTATCAAGATACATTTCCACCAAATCTAATGATGTCATTTCACCCTTATTAAGCAAGTCATACAACTCATTGATAGTATATTCTTTCATATAAACCTCACTTTGAATATTTATTGGCTAAATCTATATAGAGTTTGGAATTATTAATATTGGCTTGAATTTCTTCATCGGTCAACTCCCTAACAATTCTCATAGGGTTACCCATGACCAAATGTCTTGGAGGAACTTTTTTTCTTGGTGGTACCACTGTGCCAGCTGCGACCATGGCATAATCACCAATTTCACAATGGTCTAAAAGAATAGAACCCATCCCAATCAAAGCATAGTCCCCAACACTACAAGCATGAACAATGGCTGAATGCCCTACCGTGACATACTTACCTATTGTCGTCGGTGCATTGGTGTTGGTATGAACCACTGCATTATCTTGGATATTGGTGCCTTCTTTTATGTGAATTGGACACATATCACCACGAATACTGGCATGAAACCAAACATTCACATTTTTTTCTAGTTTAACTTGTCCAACAATTTGACCCCCTATGTTTTTAACACTTGGATCTAATTGTGGAATTGTATCTAAATATTTCATATTATCCTCTTTTCAAAACATTAGCTATTTCATGAATAATATCACTAGCAATCATTGAAACCTGACCATATTTATCTCTAGCCAATCCAGCAGCTTTAGAATGTAAAAGAACGCCTTTGATAGCTGCACTAATTGGTGAGTTATCAACCAAATAAGAAGCTATAGTCCCCGTTAAAACATCACCTGAACCCGCAGTCGCAAGACCAGGATTCTTCGATTGGTATAAATAGATATGTTTTTTATTTGCGATAACATTTGTTTGACCTTTTAGAATTAAAGTAATATTTTTATCAACGATTTCTTTGATATATTTAAAGGGGTGATGCTCAACCTCATCTACAC harbors:
- a CDS encoding LTA synthase family protein — translated: MKRLFKEKLILLGIFLIFYILIEMMMFTWLKLGFFPKFWLVDLLVMTVFASLSLIFKKHKTSIFYLSFFIFIAGLLALVNNTMNYELNGEIFSVMHLLYADEAANVFVADFLHWDSIVAILAVFLLYGITLAYVSKLFFKPYLRSPFYLIKTFPILVVSLIVLLFTLNVVLPSYREYNDATNVSLFKRSSIKKYGMMGFYVKEIDSLLFSANDDIDINDLKEQLVLEDPNDFDESDLEIPYAGLLEGMNVITIMIESGQSFAVNPVLTPNLYKMTTEGLFFPNHHAENKTVVSETIGILGHYPNDGIMTKFFDYDFSYSMPNVLNRQGYRTVYFHENLSSFYSRTELTPALGFEEGYYHEDFFPDEKIYGWGGDYTLDSRTMERMLDYMFTEDDGEPFYYYWTTLVAHGPYNRNYPSVRGKNNLQKFTELGYFDQIDQAEANGDWVNIMDDSVDPEDPGRMRYYQAAMMDFDVALGILLDALEAEGILDDTLIVLYGDHNLFYHQMHLRINDVQMGEVHYPYIYKTFFSIYNPKLTQAYLANNPEEDTQVDKFISTYDLLPTYYHLLGIPYYINFTLGESIFTDIESIFYSHKITAFLNSDFFTYSENEIYYPENIDLNHNKEANKFLISVDRLAERILWIETWMDATVTRKE
- a CDS encoding amidase family protein, producing the protein MKEYTINELYDLLNKGEMTSLDLVEMYLDRINQYDQSGPKINAVGEINPDLYDLARNLDLERKMKGPRSKLHGIPLLIKDNILTKDKMHTRAGSIVLEDYYGSEDAFIVKKLRQAGAIILGKANLSEFAYFMSFDDMPSGYGGYSGQVKNPYSKNIDPLGSSTGSAVSVACNFVPFSIGTETNGSLTAPALMNSIQTIKPSMGLVSRSGIIPISHHQDIAGPMARTVEDLAEVMNVIVDYDQEDLATHQVKDHVFEFTKNLKAPIDDKKIGFIKFTNISYSEEEIEIENHAKQIFRILGADVLELEVEAQSIANFDTLIYDFKVDLNHFLNLYMKDYKVHSLKDIIEFNRKDPEKRMKYGQSIFEAAQATSGTLKEKEYHEKYQENLEKASLLCKLMNDYDLDCITSVKRTSYAPIAGHPVVAVVAKALKDDNPKSLFFNGRTFKDDVLLNIAYHYEKESNKRLSPDLDHIR
- a CDS encoding gamma carbonic anhydrase family protein, encoding MKYLDTIPQLDPSVKNIGGQIVGQVKLEKNVNVWFHASIRGDMCPIHIKEGTNIQDNAVVHTNTNAPTTIGKYVTVGHSAIVHACSVGDYALIGMGSILLDHCEIGDYAMVAAGTVVPPRKKVPPRHLVMGNPMRIVRELTDEEIQANINNSKLYIDLANKYSK